In Pseudomonas sp. MM213, a genomic segment contains:
- the mexE gene encoding multidrug efflux RND transporter periplasmic adaptor subunit MexE: protein MEQSLKHLRFPLALLAVVVMSACGKAPESAATMPAAKVSVAKVLEQPVNEWDEFTGRLEAPETVEIRPRVSGQIDDVAFTEGALVKKGDLLFQIDPRPFQAEVRRLEALVAQSRANATRSENEAQRGERLRTSNAISAELADSRTSAAQEARAAVGALQAQLDLAKLNLSFTRVTAPISGRVSRAEITAGNLVTADTTALTSVVSTDKVYAYFDADERVFLKYTQLARQGKRGATTPVYLGLSNEDGNPHQGVMNFVDNQVNPKTGTIRGRAVFDNSDGAYTPGLYARLKLVGSGTYSAVLINDEAVGTDLGKKFVLVMDADNKTAYRAVELGPKIEGLRIVRNGLNKDDTIIVKGLQRVRPGSPVTPEVIPMASEQTLAALAQQRQALEASNLPQVAPAKVAPGSVVKLAAATPRG from the coding sequence ATGGAACAGTCACTCAAACATTTGCGCTTCCCGTTGGCCCTGCTGGCCGTAGTGGTGATGAGCGCTTGCGGCAAGGCTCCGGAGTCTGCCGCGACCATGCCTGCGGCGAAAGTCAGCGTCGCCAAGGTGCTGGAACAACCGGTCAATGAGTGGGACGAATTCACCGGGCGCCTTGAAGCGCCGGAAACGGTAGAGATTCGTCCACGGGTCTCCGGTCAGATCGATGACGTTGCCTTCACCGAAGGCGCGCTGGTCAAGAAAGGCGACTTGCTGTTCCAGATCGATCCGCGTCCCTTCCAGGCCGAAGTCCGCCGTCTCGAAGCGCTGGTCGCTCAGTCGCGCGCCAATGCGACCCGCAGCGAAAACGAAGCCCAGCGCGGTGAGCGCCTGCGTACCAGCAACGCGATTTCCGCCGAGCTGGCCGATTCGCGCACGAGTGCTGCACAAGAAGCCCGCGCTGCAGTCGGTGCCCTTCAGGCACAACTGGACCTGGCGAAACTGAACCTGAGCTTCACCCGCGTCACCGCACCGATCAGCGGCCGTGTCAGCCGTGCCGAAATCACCGCCGGCAACCTGGTGACCGCCGATACCACCGCGCTGACCAGCGTCGTGTCGACCGACAAGGTCTACGCCTACTTCGACGCTGACGAGCGTGTGTTCCTCAAATACACCCAACTCGCTCGCCAGGGCAAACGTGGTGCAACCACTCCGGTTTACCTCGGCCTGTCCAACGAAGACGGCAACCCGCACCAGGGCGTGATGAACTTCGTCGACAACCAGGTCAACCCGAAAACCGGCACCATCCGTGGCCGCGCAGTGTTCGACAACAGCGACGGCGCTTACACCCCGGGCCTTTATGCGCGTCTGAAACTGGTCGGCAGCGGCACCTACTCCGCCGTGTTGATCAACGATGAAGCGGTCGGTACCGACCTCGGTAAAAAATTCGTGCTGGTGATGGATGCCGACAACAAAACCGCCTACCGCGCGGTCGAGCTGGGTCCGAAAATCGAAGGGCTGCGCATCGTGCGCAACGGCTTGAACAAGGACGACACGATCATCGTCAAGGGCCTGCAACGGGTACGTCCCGGTTCGCCAGTCACCCCTGAAGTGATCCCGATGGCCAGCGAGCAAACCCTCGCGGCACTCGCACAACAACGACAAGCGCTGGAAGCCAGCAACCTGCCCCAAGTCGCACCTGCCAAGGTCGCGCCGGGCTCGGTTGTGAAACTGGCTGCTGCAACCCCACGCGGTTAA